A single region of the Sphingobium sp. Cam5-1 genome encodes:
- a CDS encoding MFS transporter, with product MTAISSHRTVAASPTTAGDVTLRRAIAASAMGNATEWFDYGIYAYGVTYISAALFPGPTDEAVLFALATFAISFLVRPLGGLFWGPLGDRLGRKSVLALTILLMSGATLCVGLIPDHASIGLWAPALLIALRMVQGFSTGGEYGGAATFMAEYAPDDRRGFYGSFLEFGTLAGFSLGAALMLGFSLMLGDTAMHAWGWRIPFLVAAPMGLVGMYLRSKMEDTPVFRAAAALHDSGPPPSPGLPLLVRRHWRPMLVVGGLVVALNVVNYTLLSYMPTYLQRRIGLTSDQALIVPIIGMLLMMAALPFAGALSDRVGRRTMWRMSLVGLLVAVVPLYMLMATGLIGAITGFLLLGLLYVPQLATISATFPALFPTQVRFAGFAIAYNVSTSIFGGTAPAIGSGLIGLTGDELMPAYYMILACIVGLLALRFMPETAGHSLQDDPFQEKQA from the coding sequence ATGACCGCGATTTCCAGTCACAGGACGGTAGCCGCCTCCCCCACGACGGCGGGCGACGTCACGTTGCGCCGCGCCATCGCCGCGTCGGCCATGGGCAATGCGACCGAATGGTTCGACTATGGCATCTATGCCTATGGGGTCACCTATATTTCCGCAGCGCTCTTCCCGGGCCCCACGGACGAGGCCGTGCTGTTTGCACTGGCGACCTTCGCGATTTCCTTCCTGGTCCGGCCGCTGGGCGGGCTGTTCTGGGGGCCGCTGGGCGACCGCCTCGGACGCAAGTCGGTCCTGGCGCTCACCATATTGCTGATGTCCGGGGCAACGCTGTGCGTGGGGCTGATCCCGGATCATGCGAGCATCGGCCTATGGGCGCCGGCGCTGCTCATCGCGCTGCGCATGGTGCAGGGCTTTTCGACCGGCGGGGAGTATGGCGGCGCCGCGACCTTCATGGCGGAATATGCGCCCGACGACCGGCGCGGCTTCTACGGCAGCTTTCTGGAGTTCGGGACGCTGGCGGGCTTTTCGCTCGGCGCAGCGCTGATGCTGGGTTTCTCTCTGATGCTGGGAGATACGGCGATGCACGCCTGGGGTTGGCGAATTCCTTTCCTGGTGGCGGCCCCCATGGGACTGGTCGGCATGTATCTGCGCTCGAAGATGGAAGACACGCCGGTCTTCCGCGCGGCCGCGGCGCTGCATGATAGCGGCCCGCCCCCCTCACCCGGCCTGCCGTTGCTGGTGCGGCGGCACTGGCGGCCCATGCTGGTCGTCGGCGGGCTGGTCGTGGCGCTCAACGTCGTCAACTATACGCTGCTCAGCTATATGCCGACCTATCTGCAAAGGCGGATCGGCCTCACAAGCGATCAGGCGCTGATCGTACCGATCATCGGCATGCTGCTGATGATGGCGGCCCTGCCCTTTGCCGGGGCTCTGTCCGACCGGGTTGGGCGGCGAACGATGTGGCGGATGTCGCTTGTCGGCCTGCTGGTCGCGGTCGTGCCGCTCTACATGCTGATGGCGACCGGCCTGATCGGCGCGATCACAGGATTCCTGTTGCTTGGCCTGCTTTATGTGCCGCAGCTTGCGACCATTTCGGCGACCTTCCCTGCATTGTTCCCGACACAGGTGCGCTTCGCGGGCTTCGCCATCGCCTACAATGTTTCCACGAGCATCTTCGGCGGGACCGCGCCGGCGATCGGCAGCGGCCTCATTGGCCTGACCGGCGACGAGCTGATGCCGGCCTATTATATGATCCTGGCCTGCATCGTCGGCTTGCTCGCGCTGCGCTTCATGCCCGAGACGGCGGGCCACTCGCTGCAAGACGATCCTTTCCAGGAGAAGCAGGCTTGA
- a CDS encoding mechanosensitive ion channel family protein has product MITNLPVSNDSISTLTRGYVTEPWMQGGLAFLLLILFAWGANWVAKRIVLRLLLRLLGQLPFHVEAKHIGAIVARLSNIVPALIIQGGIGAVPHLPVEAATFVRSLCTAFIVLTIAVALNGFLALLNDLYQRRPDAAHRPIKGYVQLGKLLVYAAAAILIIAALMDQSPLLLLSGLGAMAAVLMLVFKDTILSLVASVQIGSNDMMRVGDWIEMPQFNANGDVIDIALHTVKVQNFDKTITTIPTHRLISESFRNWRGMAESGGRRIMRSLMIDQGSVRFLDEDDTDSMGRFSVLRPYLQSKQREIEQWNAEHGAHGTINGRRLTNIGTFRAYVLAYLQSRRDIAQDKTLLVRQLAPSENGLPLEIYAFANSTIWAEYEGAQADIFDHLLAILPEFGLRLFQRPAGADLAAMTAA; this is encoded by the coding sequence TTGATCACCAATCTTCCGGTTTCCAACGACAGCATTTCGACGCTGACCCGCGGCTATGTCACCGAACCATGGATGCAGGGCGGCCTCGCATTCCTGCTGCTGATCCTGTTCGCCTGGGGCGCGAACTGGGTCGCCAAGCGGATCGTGCTGCGGCTTTTGCTACGCCTCCTTGGACAGCTGCCCTTTCATGTCGAGGCCAAGCATATCGGCGCGATCGTGGCACGGCTGTCGAACATCGTGCCCGCACTTATTATTCAAGGCGGCATCGGGGCAGTGCCGCACCTGCCCGTTGAGGCGGCAACATTCGTGCGCAGCCTTTGCACGGCATTCATCGTCCTGACCATCGCCGTCGCCCTCAATGGCTTCCTCGCGCTGCTCAACGATCTCTATCAGCGCCGCCCGGACGCCGCCCACCGGCCGATCAAGGGCTATGTGCAACTGGGCAAGCTGCTTGTCTACGCTGCGGCCGCGATCCTGATCATCGCAGCGCTCATGGACCAGTCGCCGCTCCTGTTGCTGTCTGGCCTTGGCGCCATGGCCGCAGTGCTGATGCTGGTATTCAAGGATACCATATTGTCGCTGGTCGCGTCGGTACAGATCGGGTCGAACGACATGATGCGCGTGGGCGACTGGATCGAGATGCCGCAGTTCAACGCCAATGGAGACGTCATCGACATCGCTCTGCACACGGTCAAGGTCCAGAATTTCGACAAGACGATCACGACCATTCCCACGCACCGGCTGATTTCGGAGAGCTTCCGCAACTGGCGCGGCATGGCGGAGTCGGGTGGACGCCGCATCATGCGTTCACTGATGATCGACCAGGGCAGTGTCCGTTTTCTGGACGAGGACGACACGGACAGCATGGGCCGCTTCTCCGTGCTGCGGCCCTATCTGCAGTCCAAGCAGCGCGAAATCGAGCAGTGGAATGCCGAGCATGGAGCGCACGGCACGATCAATGGCAGGCGGCTGACCAACATCGGCACCTTCCGCGCCTATGTGCTGGCCTATCTGCAATCGCGCCGCGACATCGCACAGGACAAGACCTTGCTCGTGCGCCAGCTCGCTCCGAGCGAAAACGGCCTTCCGCTTGAAATCTACGCCTTTGCAAACAGCACGATATGGGCAGAATATGAGGGAGCCCAGGCGGATATCTTCGATCATCTGCTCGCGATCCTCCCGGAATTCGGGCTGCGACTGTTCCAGCGCCCCGCTGGCGCTGACCTGGCGGCAATGACAGCCGCGTAA
- a CDS encoding membrane-bound PQQ-dependent dehydrogenase, glucose/quinate/shikimate family: MAETVPPTRTGSRWATTLMGGLIGMIGLVLTIGGAWLLIIGGSPYYLIAGMGMLVSGWLLYQRRMTGAWLYMAIVGATIIWALWEVGTNGWALIPRVIAPLVLLIGVLLIMPLLSVRPDRWKLAGGAIAGIILLTALTGFTLAQVNEPRARLALPVPSTAMADPALLQAGADWPAYGGSYSARRFSPLVQITPANVSALEQVWLTHTGDLPSQAAKNTYGAENTPLKIGDTLYVCTPKSIVIALDPRTGRQRWRFDPRVPDTAIPYTAACRGVSYYAVPQARPDQDCATRIIWGTLDARLFAIDALTGKPCQDFGSNGQVDSKIGMGETPSGYVSINSPPTIVRGVVVTGHQVLDGQDRWAPSGVIRGFDAITGKLRWAWDMMHPDWNGYPPPGQTWARGTPNMWTIASADETLGLVYLPMGNAAADYYSGLRRAPENFYATSLVALDVNTGKPRWRFQAVRKDVWDYDFGAQATLVDYRGTPALVLPSKQGDIYILDRRTGKPLTPVGVMRAPGGGVEPAQRSPFQIYSRWHTLRKPDLTERDMWGMSPVDQLICRIQFRQASYKGFFTPPESRRRSIEYPGYNGGTDWGGIAVDPRRGVIVANYNDMPNYVRLVPRAEANRRGWAPRQQARGDIGGAEGAGDPQAHTPYAIDVNAGWRMKLTGMLCKQPPYGGIRAIDMASGRTIWDRPFGTARTNGPFGIPSMLPMTIGTPNNGGAVVTASGLIFIAAATDNLIRAIDLSTGKTLWQRKLPAGGQATPMIYEAAGREYVVIYAGGHHFMETPVGDEVIAYSLPQPGR, translated from the coding sequence ATGGCCGAGACTGTTCCGCCGACCAGAACCGGGTCGCGATGGGCGACAACGCTCATGGGAGGCCTGATCGGGATGATTGGCCTGGTCCTGACGATCGGCGGCGCATGGCTCCTCATCATCGGCGGATCGCCTTATTATCTGATCGCCGGCATGGGCATGCTCGTCTCGGGCTGGCTCTTGTACCAGCGGCGAATGACGGGTGCATGGCTTTACATGGCCATCGTTGGCGCGACGATCATCTGGGCATTGTGGGAGGTGGGCACGAATGGCTGGGCCCTCATCCCGCGCGTTATCGCACCCCTGGTGCTGCTGATCGGCGTGCTGCTCATCATGCCGCTGCTCTCGGTCCGCCCCGACCGGTGGAAGCTGGCGGGCGGAGCGATCGCCGGGATTATTCTGCTCACTGCCCTCACCGGCTTTACGCTGGCGCAGGTCAACGAGCCCAGGGCGCGGCTTGCTCTTCCCGTGCCTTCCACCGCTATGGCGGACCCCGCGCTCCTACAGGCTGGCGCCGACTGGCCTGCCTATGGCGGATCATACAGTGCGCGGCGTTTCTCGCCTCTTGTCCAGATCACACCCGCCAATGTGTCAGCGCTCGAGCAGGTCTGGCTCACGCACACCGGCGATCTTCCCTCGCAAGCCGCCAAGAACACCTATGGTGCGGAGAACACGCCGCTGAAGATCGGCGATACGCTTTATGTCTGCACTCCCAAGAGCATCGTCATCGCGCTCGACCCGCGAACGGGGCGCCAACGCTGGCGCTTCGATCCGCGCGTGCCCGACACAGCCATCCCCTATACCGCCGCCTGCCGGGGCGTAAGCTATTATGCTGTTCCGCAGGCGCGGCCGGATCAGGATTGCGCCACGCGGATCATCTGGGGCACGCTGGATGCGCGCCTGTTTGCCATCGACGCGCTCACCGGCAAGCCATGTCAGGATTTTGGGTCGAACGGACAGGTAGACAGCAAGATTGGCATGGGCGAAACGCCTTCCGGCTATGTCTCGATCAATTCACCCCCCACGATCGTGCGGGGCGTGGTTGTGACTGGACATCAAGTGCTCGACGGACAGGACCGCTGGGCTCCTTCGGGCGTCATCCGGGGCTTCGATGCCATTACGGGCAAGCTGCGCTGGGCCTGGGACATGATGCATCCCGACTGGAACGGCTATCCTCCGCCTGGACAGACCTGGGCGCGCGGCACACCCAATATGTGGACGATTGCCAGCGCCGATGAGACGCTTGGTCTTGTCTACCTTCCCATGGGCAATGCCGCAGCGGATTATTATAGTGGCCTGCGCCGAGCGCCTGAGAATTTCTATGCCACCTCGCTGGTGGCGCTGGACGTGAACACGGGCAAGCCGCGCTGGCGCTTCCAGGCGGTGCGCAAGGACGTGTGGGATTATGACTTTGGCGCACAGGCGACGCTGGTCGACTATCGCGGTACACCCGCGCTGGTACTGCCGAGCAAGCAGGGAGACATCTATATTCTCGACCGGCGCACGGGCAAGCCGCTGACGCCGGTCGGCGTGATGCGCGCGCCGGGCGGCGGCGTGGAGCCCGCCCAAAGGTCGCCTTTCCAAATCTATTCGCGTTGGCACACGCTGCGCAAACCCGACCTGACCGAACGCGACATGTGGGGCATGTCGCCTGTCGACCAGTTGATCTGCCGGATCCAATTCCGGCAGGCAAGCTACAAGGGCTTTTTCACGCCACCGGAAAGCAGGCGGCGTTCGATAGAATATCCTGGCTATAATGGCGGCACAGACTGGGGCGGGATCGCGGTGGATCCGCGGCGCGGCGTGATCGTGGCAAATTATAACGACATGCCCAACTATGTCCGCCTAGTCCCGCGTGCAGAAGCCAACCGCAGGGGATGGGCGCCCCGTCAACAGGCGCGGGGCGATATCGGCGGGGCGGAAGGCGCGGGCGATCCGCAGGCGCATACCCCCTATGCGATTGACGTGAATGCCGGATGGCGCATGAAACTCACCGGCATGCTGTGCAAGCAGCCCCCTTATGGCGGCATCCGCGCGATCGACATGGCGAGCGGCCGCACCATCTGGGATCGTCCTTTCGGCACGGCCCGCACCAACGGCCCGTTCGGCATCCCATCGATGCTGCCGATGACTATCGGCACGCCTAACAATGGCGGCGCCGTCGTCACCGCGAGTGGTCTCATCTTCATCGCGGCGGCCACCGATAATCTGATCCGCGCCATCGACCTGTCGACCGGCAAGACGCTGTGGCAACGCAAACTGCCAGCGGGCGGGCAGGCAACGCCGATGATCTATGAAGCGGCGGGGCGTGAATATGTCGTCATCTACGCGGGCGGCCACCATTTCATGGAGACGCCAGTGGGTGATGAGGTGATCGCCTATTCTCTCCCCCAGCCGGGCAGGTAA